A region from the Candidatus Acidiferrales bacterium genome encodes:
- a CDS encoding RsmG family class I SAM-dependent methyltransferase: protein MMTPSEQLNQTLETFGLHPRAETVEAVLAYTEMLVRWNRRINLTGIREPVEIWRRHFGESFYLARLVDLGSGRLVD from the coding sequence ATGATGACTCCGAGCGAGCAATTGAACCAGACTCTGGAAACATTCGGCTTGCACCCGCGCGCGGAGACGGTTGAAGCGGTGCTTGCTTACACAGAAATGCTTGTCCGGTGGAACCGGCGTATCAACTTGACCGGGATTCGAGAGCCGGTCGAGATCTGGCGGCGCCATTTCGGTGAATCGTTCTATCTGGCACGGCTGGTGGATCTCGGTTCGGGCCGCTTGGTGGAC